DNA from Dietzia lutea:
CTCCACCGCGCGCGTGCGCGAACGGCGCCAACGCGACCCCGGCGGCCTCGAGCGCCGACCGCACCCGGCGCGCCAGGTCGACGGCACCGGGCGTGTCCCCGTGGACGCAGATCGACGCGGCCCGGACCACCACCGGCGACCCGTCCGACGCCGTGATCTCCCGCCCCGTGGCCATAGCCACCACCCGGGCGGCGACCTCGTCGGCGTCCGTGATGACGGCTCCCGGCTCGCCGCGCGGCACGAGGGTGCCGTCGGGTCGGTAGCCGCGGTCGGCGAACGCCTCGGTCACGGCCCGCAGGCCCGCCTTCTCGGCCTCGGCCAGGACCACCGCGCCGGGCAGGCCGAGGATCGGCAGCGGATCCTCGTCGGCGACCGCGGCGTAGGCCAGGACCGCATCGACGACGCCCGCGGCCTGCTCGCGATCGTGGACGATGCGGTTGTAGAGGGCCCCGTGGGGCTTGACGTAACTCACCCGCGAGCCGTGGCGCCGCGCGGCCATGTCGAGCTCGATCAGCTGGAACGCCACGATCCGGGCGACCGCCTCGCGGTCGAGGTCGTGCTCGACGCGCCCGAAGTTCTCCGCGTCCCGGTACGAGGGGTGCGCGCCCACCGCCACGCCCCGCTCGGCGGCTGCCACGACCGTCGCGTTCATCGTGGGCCGGTTGCCGGCGTGGAAGCCGCACGCGACGTTGGCGGAGGTCACCACGTCGAGCAGGGCGGCGTCGCCGGGGTCGGGCCCGGCGTGCGGCGCGAGCGAGGCCGACCACCTCGGAGTGCCCCGGCGGGCCTCCCCGAGGTCGCAGTTGAGATCGATGCTGCCGCGATCGATGTCGTGCGCCTGTGCATGCACACCTCCATCCTGCCCCAGGTTCGCCCACTCCGGCCGCTGCGGTCATGATGGAGGTCATGATCGTCATCCGCTGCGGCTCCGCGCCGGTTCCGACGGTCCTCGGCGAACACCCTCGCGTCGAGGTCAGTGCGGTCCCCACCAAGGAGGAGGTCACCCGCGCGCTCTCCGAGGTCGGCACCCGCCGACGGCTGGTCGTGTGCGGTACCGACGCCGGACTGTCCGCGCTGCTCACCCGCCTCATGCGCACCGAGAACCTCGACGTGGAGATCGCCTACGTCGCCGACGAACCCACGCCTGCCACCAGGGCGTACGGCCTTCCGACCGGCTCGGAGGCCGCCAAGCTCGGCGTCCGGGGCAGTGCCCGCGAGGTGCCCCTCGTGCGCGACGACACCGGAACCGCCCTCGTGGGCGAGGCCACCGTCCGCGGTCCCGAAGGGGGCCACCTGGTGGGCGAGGCCTACGCCGACGACAACCGGGTCTTCTCCGGCGAGATCGACGCCCTCACCGTCCGCCCGACGCCGGACCTGCCGGGCGTCGTCGCCACGGCCGCCCGTCCCCGCTGGCTGCGACGACGGCCGTGGCTCGCCGCGCGCGCGGTCCAGCTGGGGACCGAGGCAGGCCTGCTCACCCGCGACGGGGTGACCGGCCGGCGGGCCGTCAAGAGGACGACCTTCTACCGTCATACCGAGCCATGGAGGCTCGTGTCGCCCTGAACGGCGGCATCTCCGGCGCGGGCCGGTCGGGCGAGTCCGGCCACTCCTCCTCGAGCAGCTCCGGCGACACGGCCGGCGTCCGCACCGTCGGCGGCAGCGTGGCCAGCGCCGAGATCTTGCTCAGGCCCGCCACCTGCATCACGTCCACGAGGATCGACCGGATCTGCGCGAGCATCACCGTCTCGGTCATTCCGGAGCCGATCACCAGCTCCCGTTTGGCCCGCGCCGACACCGCGCGCAACTCCCGCAGCACCTTCGCGGCGCCGGGCGCGTCGGGGTCGGCGGCCACCCGCTGGGCGAGCAGCTCGACCGCGTCGGCGAGCGCGGCCAGCAGCGAACTGAGCGCGGGCGGGACGTCCACCTGGTCGTCGACGGCCACGATCGCCCGCCGCGCCAGCACGCGGATGTTGCGGATGCCGTTGTCGAGCGGGTGGAGGATGCGGGTCAGCTCCACCTCCTCCGGACGGCGCCGGCGGTAGAACGGCGAGATCCGCACCAGCTCCTGGGCCCCCGCGAGCTGTTCGGACACCGCGTCGATCGCCGGCTGGGTGTCACGGGCGTCCTGCAGCGCCTCGCGGATGAGGTCGGAGTCGCGGCGGTCCAACCCCTCGGCGACCTCTGCCAGGACCGACGAGGCCACGCCCAACAGCGACGCGGCCTCGCGCCGGGCGCGCCGCAGCGGGTGCACGGGGATGAGCGACATCGCCACCAGCGCGACGACACCGCCGACGGCGGCGTCCACCATCCGCTCGTAGCCGCCCGCCGAGCCCGGCGGCAGGATGGTGGCCACGAGGATCGCGGACGACGCCGCCTGCGTCCCGACCAGCGCGCCCCGGTCGAGGAACACGGCCGCAGACATCGCCAGCACCACGACCGCGGCGATCTGCCACGGG
Protein-coding regions in this window:
- a CDS encoding LamB/YcsF family protein, whose product is MHAQAHDIDRGSIDLNCDLGEARRGTPRWSASLAPHAGPDPGDAALLDVVTSANVACGFHAGNRPTMNATVVAAAERGVAVGAHPSYRDAENFGRVEHDLDREAVARIVAFQLIELDMAARRHGSRVSYVKPHGALYNRIVHDREQAAGVVDAVLAYAAVADEDPLPILGLPGAVVLAEAEKAGLRAVTEAFADRGYRPDGTLVPRGEPGAVITDADEVAARVVAMATGREITASDGSPVVVRAASICVHGDTPGAVDLARRVRSALEAAGVALAPFAHARGGEPGRPGER
- a CDS encoding FUSC family protein, which translates into the protein MSRTRTPPRLSAWRDRLDARALGVYAALPVPLRTRTRRLAYALLPILQCGLAAGIAWYIAFDLLGHPAPFFAPIAAAIALGTGMGRRVRRGIELVIGVVVGVGLGDLLIAQIGSGPWQIAAVVVLAMSAAVFLDRGALVGTQAASSAILVATILPPGSAGGYERMVDAAVGGVVALVAMSLIPVHPLRRARREAASLLGVASSVLAEVAEGLDRRDSDLIREALQDARDTQPAIDAVSEQLAGAQELVRISPFYRRRRPEEVELTRILHPLDNGIRNIRVLARRAIVAVDDQVDVPPALSSLLAALADAVELLAQRVAADPDAPGAAKVLRELRAVSARAKRELVIGSGMTETVMLAQIRSILVDVMQVAGLSKISALATLPPTVRTPAVSPELLEEEWPDSPDRPAPEMPPFRATRASMARYDGRRSSS